From a single Lolium rigidum isolate FL_2022 chromosome 7, APGP_CSIRO_Lrig_0.1, whole genome shotgun sequence genomic region:
- the LOC124677997 gene encoding 7-deoxyloganetin glucosyltransferase-like isoform X1: MGSLPPAERPHAVMIPYPAQGHVTPMLQLAKLLHARGFHVTFVNNEFNHRRLLRSQGADTLHGVPGFRFATFADGLPPSNPDATQDIPALCYAIVNTFLPRFRELVAKLDEEAETSGGALPPVTCVVADSLMTFALRAAPELDLRCATLWTGSACGFMTYHHYKDLRDRGIFPLKDEAQLSNGYLDDTTIDWIPALPKDMRLRDMPSFVRTTDPDDVMFNFFVHELAAMSQASGVIINTFDELDVPLLDAMSKLLPPIYTAGPLYLTARNNVPEKSPAAALGSSLWKEQDGLLEWLDRHPPRSVVYVNFGSITVMSNEQLLEFAWGLANTGYAFLWNVRPDLVKGDTAAIPPEFSAETEGRSMLSTWCPQANVLEHEAVGAFLTHSGWNSSLESISSGVPMVCWPFFADQQTNCRYKCTEWGVGMEIADDVKRAEVEAMIREVMEGEKGGEMRRRVTELRDSAVASARRDGRSMRNVDRLINEVLLA, translated from the exons ATGGGGTCGCTGCCGCCGGCCGAGAGGCCACACGCCGTGATGATCCCGTACCCGGCGCAGGGGCACGTCACGCCGATGCTGCAGCTGGCCAAGCTGCTCCATGCCAGGGGCTTCCACGTCACCTTCGTCAACAACGAGTTCAACCACCGCCGCCTGCTGCGCTCGCAGGGCGCGGACACGCTCCATGGCGTGCCCGGGTTCCGCTTCGCCACTTTCGCCGACGGCCTCCCGCCGTCCAATCCGGACGCCACGCAGGACATCCCTGCGCTCTGCTACGCTATCGTGAACACCTTCCTCCCCAGGTTCAGGGAGCTCGTCGCGAAGCTCGACGAGGAGGCCGAGACCTCCGGTGGTGCGCTGCCGCCGGTCACCTGCGTGGTGGCCGATAGCCTTATGACTTTCGCCCTCCGAGCCGCGCCGGAGCTCGACCTCCGCTGCGCCACGCTTTGGACCGGCAGCGCCTGTGGATTCATGACCTACCACCACTATAAGGATCTGCGCGACCGTGGGATCTTCCCTCTCAAAG ACGAGGCGCAGTTGAGCAATGGATACTTGGACGACACGACCATCGACTGGATACCAGCGTTACCCAAGGACATGCGGCTGCGCGACATGCCGAGCTTCGTGCGAACCACGGACCCCGACGACGTCATGTTCAACTTCTTCGTGCACGAGTTGGCCGCCATGTCGCAGGCGTCGGGGGTGATCATCAACACCTTCGACGAGCTCGACGTGCCGCTGCTCGACGCCATGTCCAAGCTCCTGCCGCCCATCTACACCGCGGGGCCGCTCTACCTAACAGCGCGCAACAACGTGCCGGAGAAGAGCCCGGCCGCCGCCCTTGGTTCCAGCCTGTGGAAGGAGCAGGACGGCCTGCTCGAGTGGCTCGACCGCCACCCTCCCCGCTCGGTGGTGTACGTCAACTTCGGGAGCATCACGGTGATGTCGAACGAGCAGCTGCTGGAGTTCGCGTGGGGGCTCGCCAACACCGGCTACGCCTTCCTGTGGAACGTGCGGCCCGACCTCGTCAAGGGCGACACGGCGGCGATCCCTCCGGAGTTCTCGGCGGAGACGGAGGGGCGGAGCATGCTGTCGACGTGGTGCCCGCAGGCCAACGTGCTGGAGCACGAGGCCGTGGGAGCGTTCCTCACGCACTCCGGGTGGAACTCGTCGCTGGAGAGCATCAGCTCCGGCGTGCCGATGGTGTGCTGGCCATTCTTCGCGGACCAGCAGACCAACTGCCGGTACAAGTGCACGGAGTGGGGCGTCGGAATGGAGATCGCGGACGACGTGAAAAGGGCGGAGGTGGAGGCCATGATACGGGAGGTCATGGAGGGGGAGAAGGGAGGGGAGATGCGGCGCCGCGTGACGGAACTCCGGGACAGCGCAGTGGCCTCAGCGCGGCGTGATGGACGGTCCATGCGCAATGTTGATAGGCTCATCAACGAGGTGCTGCTGGCTTGA
- the LOC124677997 gene encoding 7-deoxyloganetin glucosyltransferase-like isoform X2, translating to MGSLPPAERPHAVMIPYPAQGHVTPMLQLAKLLHARGFHVTFVNNEFNHRRLLRSQGADTLHGVPGFRFATFADGLPPSNPDATQDIPALCYAIVNTFLPRFRELVAKLDEEAETSGGALPPVTCVVADSLMTFALRAAPELDLRCATLWTGSACGFMTYHHYKDLRDRGIFPLKGMHVYEAQLSNGYLDDTTIDWIPALPKDMRLRDMPSFVRTTDPDDVMFNFFVHELAAMSQASGVIINTFDELDVPLLDAMSKLLPPIYTAGPLYLTARNNVPEKSPAAALGSSLWKEQDGLLEWLDRHPPRSVVYVNFGSITVMSNEQLLEFAWGLANTGYAFLWNVRPDLVKGDTAAIPPEFSAETEGRSMLSTWCPQANVLEHEAVGAFLTHSGWNSSLESISSGVPMVCWPFFADQQTNCRYKCTEWGVGMEIADDVKRAEVEAMIREVMEGEKGGEMRRRVTELRDSAVASARRDGRSMRNVDRLINEVLLA from the exons ATGGGGTCGCTGCCGCCGGCCGAGAGGCCACACGCCGTGATGATCCCGTACCCGGCGCAGGGGCACGTCACGCCGATGCTGCAGCTGGCCAAGCTGCTCCATGCCAGGGGCTTCCACGTCACCTTCGTCAACAACGAGTTCAACCACCGCCGCCTGCTGCGCTCGCAGGGCGCGGACACGCTCCATGGCGTGCCCGGGTTCCGCTTCGCCACTTTCGCCGACGGCCTCCCGCCGTCCAATCCGGACGCCACGCAGGACATCCCTGCGCTCTGCTACGCTATCGTGAACACCTTCCTCCCCAGGTTCAGGGAGCTCGTCGCGAAGCTCGACGAGGAGGCCGAGACCTCCGGTGGTGCGCTGCCGCCGGTCACCTGCGTGGTGGCCGATAGCCTTATGACTTTCGCCCTCCGAGCCGCGCCGGAGCTCGACCTCCGCTGCGCCACGCTTTGGACCGGCAGCGCCTGTGGATTCATGACCTACCACCACTATAAGGATCTGCGCGACCGTGGGATCTTCCCTCTCAAAGGTATGCATGTAT ACGAGGCGCAGTTGAGCAATGGATACTTGGACGACACGACCATCGACTGGATACCAGCGTTACCCAAGGACATGCGGCTGCGCGACATGCCGAGCTTCGTGCGAACCACGGACCCCGACGACGTCATGTTCAACTTCTTCGTGCACGAGTTGGCCGCCATGTCGCAGGCGTCGGGGGTGATCATCAACACCTTCGACGAGCTCGACGTGCCGCTGCTCGACGCCATGTCCAAGCTCCTGCCGCCCATCTACACCGCGGGGCCGCTCTACCTAACAGCGCGCAACAACGTGCCGGAGAAGAGCCCGGCCGCCGCCCTTGGTTCCAGCCTGTGGAAGGAGCAGGACGGCCTGCTCGAGTGGCTCGACCGCCACCCTCCCCGCTCGGTGGTGTACGTCAACTTCGGGAGCATCACGGTGATGTCGAACGAGCAGCTGCTGGAGTTCGCGTGGGGGCTCGCCAACACCGGCTACGCCTTCCTGTGGAACGTGCGGCCCGACCTCGTCAAGGGCGACACGGCGGCGATCCCTCCGGAGTTCTCGGCGGAGACGGAGGGGCGGAGCATGCTGTCGACGTGGTGCCCGCAGGCCAACGTGCTGGAGCACGAGGCCGTGGGAGCGTTCCTCACGCACTCCGGGTGGAACTCGTCGCTGGAGAGCATCAGCTCCGGCGTGCCGATGGTGTGCTGGCCATTCTTCGCGGACCAGCAGACCAACTGCCGGTACAAGTGCACGGAGTGGGGCGTCGGAATGGAGATCGCGGACGACGTGAAAAGGGCGGAGGTGGAGGCCATGATACGGGAGGTCATGGAGGGGGAGAAGGGAGGGGAGATGCGGCGCCGCGTGACGGAACTCCGGGACAGCGCAGTGGCCTCAGCGCGGCGTGATGGACGGTCCATGCGCAATGTTGATAGGCTCATCAACGAGGTGCTGCTGGCTTGA